The Prochlorococcus marinus str. MIT 9301 genome window below encodes:
- the fabG gene encoding 3-oxoacyl-[acyl-carrier-protein] reductase, with the protein MSNTDSLSGKVALITGASRGIGKEIALELSRFGAEVFINYSSSDEKAEEVVNSIKNSGGKAHKLKFDVSREDSVSSAFEEIIKVNGSIDILINNAGITRDGLLMRMKSEQWDDVLNTNLKGVFLCTKYASKFMMKKRSGSIVNISSVVGIIGNPGQANYSAAKAGVIGFTKTCAKEFASRGINVNAIAPGFIETEMTEKLNTEEILKVIPLGKLGSCTQIANLVSFLVSSDAGRYITGQTISIDGGMSI; encoded by the coding sequence ATGTCCAATACAGATTCATTATCAGGCAAAGTTGCTTTAATCACTGGAGCTAGCAGAGGAATTGGTAAAGAAATTGCTTTAGAACTAAGTCGCTTTGGAGCAGAAGTTTTTATTAATTACTCTTCTTCTGATGAAAAAGCTGAAGAAGTCGTAAATTCAATAAAAAATTCAGGAGGTAAAGCTCATAAATTAAAATTCGATGTTTCAAGAGAGGATTCTGTCAGTTCAGCTTTTGAAGAAATCATAAAAGTTAATGGCTCCATTGATATTCTTATTAACAATGCTGGTATTACTCGAGATGGACTATTGATGAGAATGAAATCGGAACAATGGGATGATGTATTAAATACAAACTTAAAAGGGGTTTTTCTTTGTACAAAATATGCTTCAAAATTTATGATGAAAAAAAGGAGTGGTAGTATCGTAAATATTTCATCTGTTGTTGGAATAATTGGTAATCCCGGTCAAGCAAATTATTCTGCAGCCAAAGCTGGCGTTATTGGATTCACCAAAACTTGCGCTAAAGAATTTGCTTCAAGAGGTATAAACGTAAATGCAATAGCTCCAGGCTTTATAGAAACAGAAATGACTGAAAAACTTAATACTGAAGAGATACTTAAAGTTATTCCTTTAGGGAAATTAGGAAGTTGTACTCAAATTGCAAACTTAGTTTCATTTTTAGTTTCAAGTGATGCAGGAAGGTACATTACAGGTCAGACAATCAGTATAGACGGAGGTATGAGTATTTAA
- the ispD gene encoding 2-C-methyl-D-erythritol 4-phosphate cytidylyltransferase: MHFLIPAAGSGSRMKAGKNKLLIDLEGESLIYWTLKSVFSASSTNWVGIIGQPKDKNLLLNSTKDFAHKVHWINGGDTRQQSVFNGLKALPKDAEKVLIHDGARCLINPELIDLCAKQLDENEAVILATKVTDTIKIVDNEGFIKETPDRNYLWAAQTPQGFLVDRLKKAHKMAIDKNWNVTDDASLFEMLNWKVKIIEGTYSNIKITSPIDLKIAKLFVKNP; the protein is encoded by the coding sequence GTGCACTTTTTAATACCAGCTGCAGGGAGCGGTAGCAGAATGAAAGCTGGAAAAAATAAATTACTTATTGATTTAGAGGGAGAGTCTTTGATTTATTGGACACTTAAATCTGTATTTTCTGCAAGCTCAACAAATTGGGTTGGAATAATTGGGCAACCGAAAGATAAGAATTTATTATTAAATTCAACAAAGGATTTTGCCCATAAAGTTCATTGGATTAATGGTGGTGACACTAGACAACAGTCAGTTTTTAATGGGTTAAAAGCGCTGCCAAAAGATGCTGAAAAAGTGTTGATACATGATGGTGCTAGATGTCTAATTAATCCTGAATTGATAGACCTTTGTGCCAAGCAATTAGATGAAAATGAAGCAGTAATTTTGGCTACTAAGGTAACTGACACAATAAAGATTGTTGATAATGAAGGTTTTATTAAAGAAACACCAGATAGAAATTATTTATGGGCAGCGCAAACTCCTCAGGGCTTTTTAGTAGATAGATTAAAAAAAGCTCATAAGATGGCAATTGATAAAAACTGGAATGTCACAGATGATGCCTCACTATTCGAAATGCTTAATTGGAAAGTGAAGATTATTGAAGGAACTTATTCAAATATAAAGATTACATCTCCTATAGATTTAAAAATAGCAAAACTTTTTGTGAAGAACCCCTAG
- a CDS encoding LD-carboxypeptidase — protein sequence MFFRLKKGDLIDILAPGSFIDEDENFQKGIEILKNWGLEINENNSLSKKFGYFAGDDLTRFEELEKAQNSKLIIFAKGGWGSSRLLEKNPSWQHGLMLGFSDTCSLLLSKYSQGFIGSIHGPMVTGLFKEPEWSLERLRNLLFEGYVADIRGIPLRGGKAKGEIIVSNLTIATFLIGTDHFPDCKGKIIIFEDINEDIYKIDRMLTYLRMTKTLTEIAGIGFGSFSNDSSDLEWKDLLKNCIIERLQEFDFPILFDLPIGHRSGNACIPLGYEATLNGDDGILSIDSPF from the coding sequence ATGTTTTTTAGATTAAAAAAAGGAGATCTAATAGATATTTTAGCTCCGGGCTCCTTTATTGATGAAGACGAAAATTTTCAAAAAGGTATAGAAATCTTAAAAAACTGGGGCTTAGAAATTAATGAAAATAATTCTCTATCAAAAAAATTTGGTTATTTTGCTGGTGATGATTTAACTAGATTCGAAGAACTGGAAAAAGCACAAAATAGTAAGCTAATCATTTTTGCAAAAGGTGGGTGGGGTTCATCAAGACTATTAGAAAAAAACCCTTCTTGGCAACATGGTTTAATGCTTGGATTCTCAGATACATGTTCTTTACTACTATCTAAATATTCTCAAGGATTTATAGGTTCTATTCATGGTCCCATGGTTACTGGCCTTTTCAAAGAGCCAGAGTGGAGTCTTGAAAGATTAAGAAATTTACTTTTTGAGGGATATGTTGCGGACATACGAGGAATTCCTTTAAGAGGTGGGAAAGCTAAAGGAGAAATTATAGTTTCTAACTTAACTATTGCTACTTTTTTAATTGGTACTGATCACTTTCCAGATTGCAAAGGGAAAATAATAATTTTTGAAGATATTAATGAAGATATTTATAAAATTGATCGCATGTTGACTTACCTCAGAATGACTAAAACACTTACTGAAATTGCTGGCATTGGATTCGGAAGTTTTTCTAATGATTCCAGCGACCTTGAATGGAAAGATTTACTAAAAAACTGCATTATTGAAAGACTCCAAGAGTTTGACTTTCCTATTCTTTTTGACCTCCCAATAGGCCACAGATCGGGAAATGCTTGCATTCCTTTAGGATACGAAGCCACCTTAAATGGTGATGATGGCATTCTTAGTATCGATTCACCTTTTTAA
- a CDS encoding 4-hydroxybenzoate polyprenyltransferase codes for MKYTIDHMQNKNRQIKLSTFFELLRWNKPTGRMILLIPAGWSLYLTPEANPKFLMLLRIILGGLLVSGLGCVVNDIWDKKIDQRVVRTKNRPLAANKIGLKTAYSILFFLILCSFFLTLSLPQPGRTLSISLAFVALPIILIYPSAKRWFKYPQLILSICWGFAVLIPWAANEGNLNSIVLLFCWLATIFWTFGFDTIYALADKKYDIKIGINSSAVNLQNNTRITIQICYFLTSCFLALCGFINQMDFIFWPIWLTTSILMQRDILKVFPEEKQSIKNIGNHFKNQSIYGGVLLLGIIIAS; via the coding sequence ATGAAATATACAATAGATCATATGCAAAACAAAAATCGACAAATTAAATTAAGTACTTTTTTTGAATTATTAAGGTGGAATAAGCCGACTGGCAGAATGATCTTACTTATTCCTGCTGGATGGAGTTTATATTTAACCCCAGAAGCAAATCCAAAATTTTTAATGTTGCTAAGAATAATACTGGGAGGACTACTAGTAAGTGGATTAGGCTGCGTGGTTAACGATATTTGGGACAAAAAAATTGATCAAAGAGTTGTTAGGACAAAAAATAGACCTCTAGCTGCAAATAAAATCGGTCTTAAAACAGCTTATTCAATTCTTTTCTTTTTAATTTTATGTAGCTTCTTTTTAACTTTGTCACTACCTCAGCCTGGAAGAACCCTTTCTATTTCACTTGCTTTTGTAGCTTTACCAATTATCTTAATTTATCCTTCTGCCAAAAGATGGTTTAAATATCCTCAATTAATCTTATCCATATGCTGGGGTTTTGCAGTCTTAATTCCCTGGGCCGCAAATGAAGGCAATTTAAATAGTATTGTTTTATTATTTTGCTGGCTAGCTACCATTTTTTGGACTTTTGGCTTCGACACGATTTATGCTTTAGCAGATAAAAAATATGATATCAAAATTGGAATAAATAGTTCCGCTGTTAACCTCCAGAACAATACAAGAATAACTATTCAAATTTGCTATTTTTTAACTTCTTGTTTTCTCGCATTATGCGGATTTATTAATCAAATGGATTTTATTTTTTGGCCAATTTGGCTTACAACGTCAATCTTAATGCAGAGAGATATACTGAAAGTATTTCCTGAGGAAAAGCAATCAATAAAAAATATTGGGAATCACTTCAAAAATCAATCAATTTATGGAGGGGTCCTTTTATTAGGAATTATTATTGCCTCATAA
- a CDS encoding Ppx/GppA phosphatase family protein, which translates to MILKQDLRYFQEKQILVASIDIGTNSTHLLVAEINLELKSFSIKFTDKSTTRLGERDEDGNLTEESIQRALVTLKRFKEYCKSNGVKQIVTAATSAVREAPNGQDFIRRVLDETDIQIEMISGSEEARLIYLGVLSGMSFEDQSFVIIDIGGGSTELILADKKDAIALTSSRIGAVRLKNNFLNKGSITSERSSFLTTFIKGSLEPSVRKIKSRSKGDKPLSMIATSGTATSLGNLISDDLGESKQKLHGYKFKRENLQNVLEKLIKLPVSEIKKIPSLSERRAEIIVPGALILNTAMEMLNFNELTISERALREGLVVDWMLRKGIIKNELNIQSNIRKTTIVHQARKFGVDNTRADKVIDIAFQIYDQTKNIFHSDNDPKAKELLWAASNLYNCGKYVNVGSYHKHSWYLIKNCELLGYSEAETNIIASIARYHRKTLPKKRHESWQNLISKEDKTLVLEMSLILRLAASLDQRPDKAISSVQIKLQGNILTFELLPLNRDHDLLLEKWNLGLCRNVVKELKNLDLKVI; encoded by the coding sequence ATGATACTAAAACAAGATTTAAGATATTTTCAAGAAAAACAAATATTAGTAGCTTCTATTGACATTGGAACTAACTCTACACATCTCTTAGTAGCAGAAATTAATCTAGAATTAAAATCATTTTCAATAAAATTTACCGATAAATCAACCACTCGTCTTGGAGAAAGAGATGAGGATGGTAATCTTACTGAAGAATCAATCCAAAGGGCATTAGTTACTCTTAAGCGATTTAAGGAATATTGTAAAAGTAATGGAGTAAAACAAATAGTAACAGCTGCAACAAGTGCAGTTAGGGAAGCTCCAAACGGTCAAGATTTTATTAGAAGAGTTCTTGATGAAACTGATATTCAAATAGAAATGATAAGTGGTTCCGAGGAAGCCAGATTAATTTACCTTGGTGTTCTTTCTGGTATGTCTTTTGAAGATCAGTCTTTTGTAATCATAGATATTGGAGGAGGATCTACAGAATTAATACTTGCAGATAAAAAAGATGCTATAGCTCTTACCAGTTCGAGAATTGGTGCTGTAAGACTTAAAAATAATTTTTTAAATAAAGGGTCTATAACTTCAGAAAGATCGAGTTTTTTAACAACTTTTATTAAAGGATCTTTAGAACCATCTGTTCGAAAAATAAAGAGTAGATCTAAGGGAGATAAGCCTTTATCTATGATTGCAACCAGTGGCACTGCAACCTCATTGGGAAATTTGATTTCAGATGATTTGGGAGAATCTAAACAAAAGTTGCATGGTTATAAATTTAAAAGGGAAAATTTACAAAATGTATTGGAAAAACTAATTAAATTGCCAGTTTCGGAAATCAAAAAAATACCTTCATTAAGTGAGAGAAGAGCAGAAATAATTGTTCCAGGAGCATTGATATTAAACACGGCAATGGAGATGTTGAACTTTAATGAATTAACCATAAGTGAGAGGGCGCTTAGAGAGGGTTTGGTTGTTGATTGGATGCTTCGTAAAGGGATAATAAAAAACGAGTTAAATATTCAAAGCAATATTAGAAAAACAACAATAGTTCATCAGGCCAGAAAGTTTGGCGTAGATAATACAAGAGCTGATAAAGTTATCGATATTGCCTTTCAAATCTACGATCAGACTAAAAATATCTTTCATAGCGATAATGACCCTAAAGCTAAAGAACTTCTTTGGGCAGCTTCTAATCTCTATAATTGTGGGAAATACGTGAATGTTGGTTCATATCACAAACACTCTTGGTACTTAATAAAAAATTGTGAGTTGTTGGGATATTCTGAAGCAGAAACAAATATTATTGCTTCAATTGCTAGATACCATAGAAAGACCCTACCAAAGAAAAGACATGAGTCTTGGCAAAATTTAATATCCAAAGAAGATAAAACATTAGTTCTCGAAATGTCATTGATTTTGAGACTAGCAGCATCTCTTGATCAAAGACCTGACAAGGCGATCTCCTCAGTTCAAATAAAATTGCAGGGAAATATTCTTACATTTGAACTTTTACCTTTAAATAGAGACCATGATCTTCTTCTTGAAAAATGGAACTTAGGATTATGCCGTAATGTAGTAAAAGAACTAAAGAATTTGGATTTAAAAGTTATTTAG
- a CDS encoding helix-turn-helix domain-containing protein, producing the protein MKEIKSNPEDNTKRKQSSLKRIGNFIKEARLSREQSVEELASDLKIGSHQLKAIEEGNEEELPEEVFVKAMVRRISQKLKLDTEFIMNEFKTEKQEIKIDEIVEEVAKKTNKTRQSKDLSPVGFWTFIVISGLLGLFASSLIFNLFSESSQNQTPKQEIIKKTK; encoded by the coding sequence TTGAAAGAAATAAAATCTAACCCAGAAGACAATACCAAAAGAAAACAATCCTCTTTAAAGAGAATTGGAAATTTTATTAAAGAGGCAAGGTTAAGTAGGGAGCAATCTGTTGAAGAATTGGCTTCTGATTTAAAAATTGGATCTCATCAACTTAAAGCCATTGAAGAAGGTAATGAAGAAGAACTACCTGAAGAAGTATTTGTCAAAGCAATGGTTCGTAGAATTTCACAGAAGCTGAAACTTGATACAGAATTTATAATGAATGAATTCAAGACAGAAAAGCAAGAGATAAAAATTGACGAAATAGTTGAAGAAGTTGCTAAAAAAACGAATAAAACTAGACAATCTAAGGATCTAAGTCCAGTAGGGTTTTGGACATTTATTGTAATTTCAGGCCTTCTAGGACTTTTCGCCTCGTCCTTAATTTTCAATTTATTTTCAGAGTCTTCACAGAATCAAACTCCAAAACAAGAAATTATTAAAAAAACTAAATAA
- the cobM gene encoding precorrin-4 C(11)-methyltransferase: MDNKISFIGVGPGDPELLTLKALKKIKIADVIIWTDSLIPEKILDFSKEGSEKIKTSSLNLEQITSIMIEKFQAGKTVVRLHDGDPCLFGAIREQIEILETEKIEIEVVPGVSAFQVAAAYHKAELTIPDVTQTIILTRAGGRTGMPEKESLKDLAKHNSSICLYLSARHVKRSQETLLEFYPPETKVIVGFRVSWDDGWTSLIELKDMEKFSIEKKLIRTTIYIISPAINNSQKRSNLYNPSYKHLFRNK; this comes from the coding sequence ATGGATAATAAAATTTCCTTTATTGGTGTTGGTCCAGGCGATCCAGAATTATTAACTTTAAAAGCATTAAAAAAGATAAAAATTGCAGATGTCATTATTTGGACTGATTCTCTAATACCTGAAAAGATTTTAGATTTTTCGAAAGAAGGTTCTGAAAAAATAAAAACGAGTTCGCTCAACTTAGAGCAGATCACCTCAATTATGATAGAAAAATTTCAGGCAGGGAAAACTGTTGTAAGGTTGCATGATGGAGACCCTTGCCTTTTTGGAGCAATTAGAGAGCAAATAGAAATTTTAGAAACCGAAAAAATTGAAATCGAGGTTGTTCCTGGAGTAAGTGCTTTTCAAGTTGCTGCAGCATATCATAAGGCTGAATTAACAATCCCTGACGTAACACAAACAATAATTTTAACTAGAGCAGGAGGGCGAACAGGCATGCCCGAAAAAGAATCTCTGAAAGATCTTGCGAAACACAATTCCTCTATATGTCTTTATCTAAGTGCTAGGCATGTGAAAAGATCTCAAGAAACTTTACTAGAGTTTTACCCTCCAGAGACTAAAGTGATTGTTGGATTTAGAGTATCTTGGGATGATGGTTGGACATCATTAATAGAATTAAAAGATATGGAAAAATTTTCTATTGAGAAAAAACTAATTAGAACAACCATTTACATAATTAGCCCAGCAATTAATAATTCTCAAAAAAGATCTAATCTTTATAATCCATCTTATAAGCATCTCTTTAGGAATAAATAA
- the lgt gene encoding prolipoprotein diacylglyceryl transferase, whose product MLTFQAFIQSPGETFLNLGFITIRWYGLLISVSVLIGLFISKKLAKARNINPEYISEILPSLIIFSIIGARAYYVIFEWRQYSGENFFTSLELFNNAIKIPSFLAVWEGGIAIHGGLIGGLISIIFFCKSKKIHLKTFIDILIPSIILGQSIGRWGNFFNNEAFGIPTNLPWKLFIPIQNRPLEFINYEFFHPTFLYESLWNLLVFIFLILIFNKQNKTDFFRPGFISCLYLICYSFGRFWIEGLRTDPLCIGGLPPFCDGGIRMAQFISIFLFSSGLIGIFFLRLRTYIGKNRKNG is encoded by the coding sequence ATGCTTACATTTCAAGCTTTTATACAATCTCCAGGAGAAACTTTTTTAAATTTAGGCTTTATAACTATTAGATGGTATGGATTACTTATTTCGGTTTCAGTCTTAATAGGTCTATTTATTTCTAAAAAACTTGCAAAGGCAAGGAATATTAACCCAGAGTACATTAGTGAAATACTTCCATCATTAATAATCTTTTCAATAATTGGAGCGAGAGCTTATTACGTAATTTTTGAGTGGAGGCAATATAGTGGAGAGAACTTTTTTACTTCTTTAGAACTATTTAATAACGCCATAAAAATACCTTCTTTTCTTGCAGTTTGGGAAGGAGGCATAGCAATTCATGGAGGTCTAATTGGAGGTTTAATATCTATTATCTTTTTTTGCAAGTCAAAAAAAATTCATTTAAAAACTTTTATAGATATTTTAATACCCTCAATTATTCTTGGACAATCCATAGGAAGGTGGGGCAATTTTTTCAATAATGAAGCCTTTGGTATCCCGACAAATTTGCCTTGGAAATTATTTATTCCTATCCAAAATAGGCCTTTAGAATTTATTAATTACGAATTTTTTCATCCTACTTTTCTCTATGAGTCATTGTGGAATCTCTTAGTTTTCATCTTCCTTATTTTAATTTTTAATAAACAAAATAAAACAGATTTTTTCAGGCCTGGCTTTATTAGCTGTCTTTATTTGATATGTTATAGCTTTGGAAGATTCTGGATTGAAGGTTTAAGAACTGACCCACTATGCATTGGTGGACTTCCGCCTTTCTGTGATGGAGGTATTAGGATGGCTCAATTTATAAGTATTTTTCTATTTTCTTCTGGATTAATTGGAATATTTTTTTTAAGATTGAGAACATATATTGGGAAAAATAGAAAGAATGGATAA
- the petA gene encoding cytochrome f, producing the protein MKKTSLFICTLLFISSIVFHPKITFAYPFWAQQNYESPREATGKIVCANCHLAQMPTIAEVPQSVGADSVFKAVVKIPYKNDLKEIGADGSEVPLQVGAVVMLPDGFKLAPQERWTEEIKKETEGVYFTNYSEEKDNIIVVGPLPGDTNKEIVFPVLSPDPSTNKEYHYGKYSLHIGGNRGRGQVYPTGDKSNNVVFTSSSSGTINSIETIEDGSYKVNIEKENGEITTEAVPVGPQLIVKAQDKINAGDPLTNDPNVGGFGQLDAEVVLQSPYRVIGLIAFFIGVGLTQILLVLKKKQVEKVQAAEGI; encoded by the coding sequence ATGAAAAAAACAAGTTTATTTATCTGCACTCTGCTGTTCATTTCGAGCATTGTATTTCATCCAAAGATCACTTTTGCTTATCCATTTTGGGCTCAGCAAAACTACGAATCTCCAAGAGAAGCAACAGGTAAGATAGTCTGTGCAAATTGTCATCTAGCTCAGATGCCTACAATTGCAGAGGTTCCACAATCTGTTGGAGCAGACAGTGTTTTCAAAGCTGTTGTCAAAATACCCTACAAAAATGACTTAAAAGAGATCGGTGCTGATGGTTCTGAAGTCCCATTACAAGTTGGCGCTGTTGTAATGCTGCCTGATGGGTTTAAACTTGCTCCACAAGAAAGATGGACTGAAGAAATCAAAAAGGAGACAGAAGGGGTTTATTTCACTAATTACAGTGAAGAGAAAGATAATATTATTGTTGTCGGACCTCTACCTGGCGATACTAATAAAGAAATCGTTTTTCCTGTACTTTCCCCTGATCCATCCACTAATAAAGAATATCACTATGGGAAATACTCTTTACATATTGGAGGCAATAGAGGTAGAGGTCAGGTATATCCAACTGGAGACAAAAGCAATAATGTAGTTTTCACTTCTTCCTCCTCAGGAACTATAAATTCAATAGAAACAATTGAAGATGGTAGTTATAAGGTCAATATAGAAAAAGAGAATGGTGAGATAACTACTGAAGCAGTACCTGTTGGTCCTCAACTTATAGTAAAAGCACAAGACAAAATTAATGCAGGTGACCCTCTTACTAATGATCCCAACGTTGGCGGCTTCGGACAATTAGATGCTGAGGTTGTACTTCAGAGCCCTTATAGAGTTATTGGATTGATTGCATTCTTCATTGGTGTAGGACTAACACAAATACTTTTAGTATTGAAGAAAAAACAAGTAGAAAAAGTGCAAGCAGCAGAGGGTATCTAA
- the petC gene encoding cytochrome b6-f complex iron-sulfur subunit, which translates to MTQLSSNDVPSMGRRQFMNLLTFGTATGVALGALYPVANYFMPLRAGGGGGGTSAKDELGNPITKTGWLATHQAGDRSLVQGLKGDPTYLIVNEVGEIGEFGLNAICTHLGCVVPWDSGANKFICPCHGSQYDTNGKVVRGPAPLSLALAHVDIEDDAVLVKQWSETDFRTNENPWWA; encoded by the coding sequence ATGACTCAATTAAGTTCCAATGATGTCCCTTCAATGGGGCGAAGGCAATTTATGAATCTTCTTACATTTGGTACTGCAACTGGTGTAGCGTTAGGAGCCCTTTACCCCGTAGCAAATTATTTCATGCCTTTAAGAGCAGGTGGTGGTGGTGGTGGAACTTCTGCTAAAGATGAATTAGGGAATCCGATAACTAAGACAGGCTGGTTAGCAACCCATCAAGCAGGTGACAGAAGTCTGGTGCAGGGTCTCAAGGGCGATCCAACTTACTTAATAGTTAATGAGGTTGGGGAAATAGGAGAATTTGGTTTAAATGCAATTTGTACTCATTTAGGTTGCGTTGTCCCATGGGATAGTGGTGCTAATAAATTTATATGCCCTTGCCATGGCAGTCAGTACGATACAAATGGGAAAGTAGTAAGAGGGCCTGCTCCTTTATCTTTAGCTCTAGCGCATGTCGATATTGAAGATGATGCTGTACTCGTCAAACAATGGTCAGAAACTGACTTTAGAACTAATGAAAATCCATGGTGGGCATAA
- a CDS encoding DUF3067 family protein, whose translation MNPLQVDEVIHYLIHRWGKKYDFRLFRRGKFVYFQMMWGFLGQESFPLSEDEYKKSIADKIEILNRCGYSEEVREWLKKVNAKPRLGRAVSLQLNLNEKMKEFLT comes from the coding sequence ATGAACCCATTGCAAGTAGATGAAGTTATCCATTATTTGATTCATCGCTGGGGAAAAAAATATGATTTTAGACTCTTTAGAAGAGGAAAATTTGTTTATTTTCAAATGATGTGGGGATTTCTTGGGCAGGAATCATTTCCTTTAAGTGAAGATGAATATAAAAAATCGATAGCTGATAAAATCGAGATTTTAAATAGATGTGGTTATTCAGAAGAAGTAAGGGAATGGCTAAAGAAAGTCAATGCTAAGCCAAGGTTAGGTAGAGCTGTCAGCTTGCAATTAAATCTTAATGAGAAGATGAAAGAGTTTTTGACTTAA
- the tatC gene encoding twin-arginine translocase subunit TatC, with protein MRDTGQSEKKLSDSMTFSDHLEELRQRILNSIYSILISIFFSLLIIKPLISFLEIPAGDIHLLQLAPGEFLFVAIKVAGYSGLIVSMPYIFYQIILFISPGLTKQEKSLILPAVFGSGLLFFLGLIFSWWILVPAAINFFISFGADIVEPTWSIERYFDFVLLLMSSTAIAFQLPVLQFILGSLGIITTEKMISNWKVVVISSAILSAVITPSTDPLTMSLLSISIVFLFFVGTGLTYLSENLKSKTLSSSH; from the coding sequence ATGAGAGATACAGGTCAAAGTGAAAAAAAATTATCAGATTCGATGACTTTTAGTGATCATTTAGAGGAGCTTCGTCAAAGGATACTAAATTCAATTTATTCAATACTGATTTCAATATTTTTTAGTCTTCTAATTATAAAGCCATTAATATCTTTTTTAGAAATTCCAGCTGGTGATATTCATTTACTACAACTTGCTCCAGGAGAGTTTTTATTTGTCGCTATTAAAGTTGCAGGTTACAGTGGATTGATAGTTTCTATGCCTTATATCTTTTATCAAATAATATTATTCATTTCCCCTGGTTTAACAAAACAAGAAAAAAGCCTTATTTTGCCTGCAGTTTTTGGTTCAGGTCTTCTATTTTTTTTAGGATTGATTTTTTCATGGTGGATATTAGTCCCTGCAGCAATAAATTTCTTCATTAGTTTCGGTGCTGATATTGTTGAACCAACTTGGTCTATAGAAAGATATTTTGATTTTGTTCTTTTATTAATGTCTAGCACTGCAATAGCTTTTCAATTGCCAGTATTACAATTTATTCTTGGTTCTCTTGGAATAATCACAACAGAAAAAATGATTTCGAATTGGAAGGTAGTTGTAATCTCCTCCGCAATCTTATCTGCAGTGATTACCCCTTCAACAGACCCATTGACAATGTCATTGCTTTCTATATCGATTGTTTTTTTATTTTTTGTGGGTACTGGATTAACTTACTTATCAGAAAATCTTAAGTCAAAAACTCTTTCATCTTCTCATTAA